One window of Corynebacterium doosanense CAU 212 = DSM 45436 genomic DNA carries:
- a CDS encoding phosphatidate cytidylyltransferase: MGLTDNPDDSGIGRLGSISRGISVESFPKPRNNAGRDLPVAISVAVFLGLLVILSVWIGPFAWYPLVAAAVALGMWEVITRLREHSYVLPRSMTMLLGQLIVWLSWPFGATGVLGGFTIAVLFLMFGRLFHHGRKIAPQNYLRDTAVGIFVLAWIPMFGAFAAMLSLMSRLNVPTSYYIITFMVCVIASDTGGYIAGVFFGSRPMAPAVSPKKSWEGAVGSLFAGIVAGVLTVTFLLGEPWWLGVILGAALVVCATMGDLVESQFKREIHIKDMSGLLPGHGGLMDRLDGMLPSAAVTWLVLSALSTGV, translated from the coding sequence ATGGGATTGACGGATAATCCGGACGACTCCGGGATCGGCCGGCTAGGGTCCATCTCCCGCGGCATCTCGGTGGAGAGCTTTCCCAAACCCAGGAACAACGCGGGACGCGACCTTCCGGTGGCGATCTCTGTCGCGGTGTTCCTCGGTCTGCTCGTCATTCTTTCCGTGTGGATCGGCCCCTTTGCCTGGTACCCGCTTGTCGCGGCCGCCGTGGCGCTGGGCATGTGGGAGGTGATCACCCGCCTGCGCGAGCACTCCTACGTGCTTCCGCGCTCGATGACCATGCTGCTCGGGCAGTTGATCGTCTGGCTCTCCTGGCCCTTCGGCGCGACCGGGGTCCTGGGTGGGTTCACCATCGCGGTGCTGTTCCTCATGTTCGGCAGGCTCTTCCACCACGGACGCAAGATCGCCCCGCAGAACTATCTGCGGGACACGGCCGTCGGCATCTTCGTGCTCGCGTGGATACCCATGTTCGGTGCGTTCGCCGCGATGCTGTCGCTGATGAGCCGGCTGAACGTGCCCACCAGCTACTACATCATCACGTTCATGGTCTGCGTCATCGCCTCGGACACGGGAGGCTACATCGCCGGGGTCTTCTTCGGCTCGCGCCCCATGGCCCCAGCCGTGAGTCCCAAGAAGTCCTGGGAGGGAGCGGTGGGCTCGCTCTTTGCCGGCATCGTCGCCGGGGTGCTCACCGTGACGTTCCTGCTGGGGGAGCCGTGGTGGCTCGGAGTCATCCTCGGCGCCGCGCTCGTGGTGTGCGCCACGATGGGCGACCTGGTGGAGTCTCAGTTCAAGCGGGAGATCCATATCAAGGACATGTCCGGGCTGTTGCCCGGCCACGGCGGCCTCATGGATCGTCTCGACGGCATGCTGCCGTCGGCCGCCGTGACCTGGCTGGTGCTCAGCGCGCTGTCGACCGGGGTCTAG
- a CDS encoding DUF2631 domain-containing protein, whose amino-acid sequence MSASHAEESYEVYNGVSTRDVPSAAWGYSALSRTTVQIAGWFSVFVLLMFNFGNHQGHVETIWLLALAALLAIGLILYAFEPRFSRVRTLTGHNKPVGHVEPDWAYDQKTLSGTYSELTDGQLRALNIDPARVSHLRVAPKTGNSAITTGSTASDIAADTTGSTAQQVRR is encoded by the coding sequence GTGTCTGCATCCCACGCCGAAGAGTCCTACGAGGTCTACAACGGAGTCTCCACCCGAGACGTCCCGAGTGCTGCCTGGGGTTACAGCGCGCTCAGCCGCACGACCGTGCAGATCGCCGGCTGGTTCAGCGTCTTTGTCCTGCTGATGTTCAACTTCGGCAACCACCAGGGCCACGTGGAGACCATCTGGCTCCTGGCCCTCGCCGCTCTCCTGGCCATCGGCCTGATCCTCTACGCCTTCGAGCCCCGTTTCAGCCGCGTGCGCACCCTGACCGGCCACAACAAGCCCGTCGGCCACGTCGAACCGGACTGGGCCTACGACCAGAAGACGCTCTCCGGCACCTACTCGGAGCTCACCGACGGCCAGCTCCGCGCGCTGAACATCGACCCGGCCCGCGTCAGCCACCTGCGCGTCGCGCCGAAGACCGGCAACTCCGCGATCACCACCGGTTCCACCGCCTCCGACATTGCGGCGGACACCACCGGTTCCACCGCGCAGCAGGTGCGCCGCTAG
- the rlmN gene encoding 23S rRNA (adenine(2503)-C(2))-methyltransferase RlmN → MSQPVKLQFTPARPKMPPKHFADLTRDERIAVLGELGLPKFRADQIARHYYGRFEADTSTMSDLPEAARAQVAEKMFPVLMDPLRQHQTDDGETSKSLWRLHDGTLLESVLMRYPDRATLCISSQAGCGMNCPFCATGQAGLDRNLSTSEIVDQVRNAAAQMHSEGSRLSNVVFMGMGEPLANYKRVISAVRQIVAPSPEGFGISQRNVTVSTVGLAPAIRKLADEDMSVTLAVSLHTPDDELRETLVPINTRYSVEEVLDAARYYADRSGRRVSIEYALIRDINDHDFRADMLGKKLHDALGSKVHVNLIPLNPTPGSKWDASPKARQDEFVRRVRAQGVTCTVRDTKGQEIAAACGQLAAEER, encoded by the coding sequence ATGTCTCAACCAGTGAAGCTGCAATTTACCCCCGCCCGTCCGAAGATGCCGCCGAAGCACTTCGCCGACCTCACCCGCGACGAGCGCATCGCCGTCCTCGGGGAGCTGGGCCTGCCCAAGTTCCGCGCCGACCAGATCGCGCGCCACTACTACGGCCGGTTCGAGGCCGACACCTCCACCATGTCCGATCTGCCGGAGGCCGCCCGCGCCCAGGTGGCGGAGAAGATGTTCCCGGTCCTCATGGACCCGCTGCGTCAGCACCAGACCGATGACGGGGAGACCTCCAAGTCGCTGTGGCGGCTTCACGACGGCACCCTCCTCGAGTCCGTGCTCATGCGCTACCCCGACCGCGCCACGCTGTGCATCTCCTCCCAGGCAGGCTGCGGGATGAACTGCCCGTTCTGCGCGACGGGACAGGCCGGGCTCGACCGCAACCTCTCCACCTCCGAGATCGTCGACCAGGTGCGCAACGCCGCGGCCCAGATGCACTCCGAGGGAAGCCGGCTGTCCAACGTCGTGTTCATGGGCATGGGCGAGCCGCTGGCGAACTACAAACGAGTGATCTCCGCGGTGCGCCAGATCGTCGCTCCGTCGCCCGAGGGTTTCGGTATCTCCCAGCGCAACGTCACCGTCTCCACCGTGGGTCTGGCTCCGGCCATCCGCAAGCTGGCGGACGAGGACATGTCCGTCACGCTGGCGGTCTCGCTGCATACCCCGGACGATGAGCTGCGCGAGACCCTCGTGCCCATCAACACCCGTTACTCCGTGGAGGAGGTGCTGGATGCGGCCCGCTACTACGCCGACAGGTCCGGGCGTCGGGTCTCCATCGAGTACGCGCTGATCCGCGACATCAACGACCACGACTTCCGCGCCGACATGCTGGGCAAGAAGCTGCACGATGCCCTCGGTTCGAAGGTGCACGTCAACCTCATCCCGCTCAACCCCACGCCGGGCTCCAAGTGGGACGCCTCGCCGAAGGCCCGCCAGGACGAGTTCGTCCGCCGGGTTCGTGCCCAGGGAGTCACCTGTACCGTGCGTGACACCAAGGGCCAGGAGATCGCCGCGGCCTGCGGGCAGCTGGCCGCCGAGGAGCGTTAG
- a CDS encoding LapA family protein produces the protein MTNNNDPYYDPTDPRVDPAVDPAVSPATASVNEPVNEPVREPVADRTVKPHASAGKPKGSLAGGTWVALIVGILLLVLLLVFIIQNQQQAEVNLFTWTWNFPAGVAYLISAIIGAVIMALVGGLRIMELRRQVRRANRV, from the coding sequence ATGACCAACAACAATGACCCGTACTACGACCCGACCGATCCGCGTGTGGATCCCGCCGTGGATCCCGCCGTATCCCCCGCCACCGCTTCCGTGAACGAGCCGGTCAACGAGCCGGTGCGTGAGCCCGTGGCCGACAGGACCGTTAAACCTCACGCCTCGGCAGGCAAGCCGAAGGGCTCTCTCGCCGGCGGCACGTGGGTCGCCCTCATCGTGGGCATCCTGCTGCTGGTCCTGCTGCTGGTGTTCATCATCCAGAACCAGCAGCAGGCCGAGGTCAACCTCTTCACCTGGACGTGGAACTTCCCCGCCGGTGTCGCCTACCTCATTTCCGCGATCATCGGCGCGGTCATCATGGCGCTGGTCGGCGGCCTGCGCATCATGGAATTGCGCCGCCAGGTCCGCCGCGCGAACCGGGTCTAG